CTTTTGATTGACTTATTTCCTCGCATAAACACAGAGATAAGATAGTGTCACCAGGAGCAATAACATGTGTTTACACCTCAGGGGACATTAATACATATCAATGCCTGGCCAATCCCTAAGCTTCAACCAGTTTGAACTGGAAATGTCAACCTACCAGGCCCCCACATAAAAATtggtttattagtcacatgcacagggtcgcagatgtaattgcagggtacagtgaaattcttaagcGCCAACAGTGCAGGTCCAAGAGAAGTGAGTGAaacaataaaaatagtgaaataaATAAGGGTTATTACTATGTAATTACAATGTGTACAACTATCCAACAGCGTAATAAGGACCCCTATAACAATCCCAGTGCCATAAGAATGTAGAGGGTAAGACTCACCAGTGTGTGTGCGGATGTGTCCTCTGAGCAGCCAGGGTCTGGAGAAGGCCTTTCCACAGGTGGTGCAGACGCAGGGCAGGGTGTGTGAGCGGATGTGCATCTTCAGAGCCCCCAGGCTGGTGTACTCCTTTGGGCAGTTTTTGCAGTGGAAGGCTGGTCGAGGCAAGGCCTGGCTGGGTATGGAGCTGATCTCGCTGCCCCTGGGGCAGTGGGTGAGCTGGTGCCTGGAGAGGCCTGAGGGGCTGCTATAGGTCTTGCTGCAGTGGAGGCAGTGGTAGATGTGGTGGGGGGGTACAGGGCTGGGGGGGTCCGATGTGCGCCctgcctcctcctcatcctccccactGCTGCTGGAGGGGGAGCTGCTGAGGTCCAGAGGATCCGTGAGGGAGACAGGGGACACAGGGGAGAGAGGTGCAGGGAGGGCGTCCATGTTGAAGAGCAGGGCGGTGGGGTAGTAGGTCAGCACAGAGCTGTTGTCCCTCATCGGGAGCTCAGCAAGAGGATAGCTCTCTGGGATGactgctgagagagaggggggagatgttataaATGTTTAGAGAGAGCTGGAGGGGGTGAGAAAGAGTCAGTTAAATCTAATTACACAGGTAACTTGTTTTCCTTCTCAGTGTCTTGTTACAGTCAAACTCAGTGTTCAACGCAGCCCTGTTCCAGCCAAATGACTCGATTAGCTAACTTCCCAAGTCACCATAGGCACTTGCCGCAAAGAGATGGGCCAcaactcttacacacacacacacacacacacacacttaaatgcACCAATAAAAAATGTGAACCCTTTCCTGTTAAGCGCCTTGTGCACCTTGTTACACACTAGGTGCCAAGGTTGACACAACCGTATTCACACACTAGCCATTATTGTCCATCTGCCTCTCTGGCTCCTCACCAAATAGGCCTATTAAGCCAGCCTCATCTCATAGACCAGACTTAACATTGTAAATGGAAATCCGGGAAActcaaataaaatataatatgttaagtttggtatggttacaaaagacagaaggttacttaaggcaaaaacgaaagtagGTTGGTCGGTTGTGGTGGAAGCAACTACTTagtactttgcaactacttagcatgttagttaacctttcccctaaccctttttaacctaaccttaaacctagctaatgttagccacctagctaacgttagtaacgCTAATGTTggcaacaacaaattggaattcattACATTATCATACAtttagcaaattcgtaacatacatacgaaatggatgatgacGTCCACCTAACATACTATTTgaagtgtcccggatttacttttactatgttacatctattcctgagtccaggttgcagcAACGCTATGTCCGCAGCTTATTGACACCGGATCGCCAAAACACTGGAGGGGTCGTGGTCCCGACTGTTAAACGGGTTCATGAGGATGTATCAACGGAAAACGGTCTGTTTTTTTGGTTGCGCGCTCACCAAGGTGAATTCATGACATCGAACCGTTATGAGGTGCACTTGCTGTTAGGCTACACTACTTAAAATCTAGGCTAACCTCGATTAAAATATACATGTGTTCTCTTAGTCATTTTAACAAAAATAGCCAACTTTGTGCAGAATTAGAAGTTTTGATTTAAACAATTTACCATTCTGGCTTTCCAACTCGCTGTAATTTGGCCTCTTGTTGGTGAAATACTTCTTGACAAGAAATGACCGAGGCATCTTTGCACGCCTggaatatttctgtttttgcagATGAAGAATGACTTCTGCTCTTTCCTTGCAGGGTGGTGCCCGTCTCCCAAACCTCTCAGGGAAGGAATTGAATCACAGCGTTCCAAGACACCTCACTATGCACCACTCAATGCAGCACACAGAATCTGTCCACTCCAAAAGTCCAAAGATACTTTCTTGTTTCCAAAGAGGCGCAGTTGTTGATAAAAGGATGATACAATCGACCACCAGATAAAAGATAAGTTGGAGCAGGGAGTCTGCCCCCTGATATAGCAgctgaggggggagagggggtgggcAAGGATATCCCCGCCTCAAGACACACCCGCCCCAAAATACGCGCCACTAGGATCCTTGCTGACTGCAGGTGCCCGATCGATGATGGACGCGCTTGGCTTGCAGACCAGAATCTATTCACATTACAATCCAAAATTGCTAATTGATTGCAGGCGAAGCGCATTCCGAAGAAGATTATGCAAATACTTAATTGTCCTGTTGTCACCTGTCTGCACTGGTGCGCAAGACCACTGATTATGACTAATTCGGTTTGCTACAACAAACGAAA
The DNA window shown above is from Salmo salar chromosome ssa13, Ssal_v3.1, whole genome shotgun sequence and carries:
- the snai1b gene encoding snail family zinc finger 1b isoform X1 is translated as MPRSFLVKKYFTNKRPNYSELESQNAVIPESYPLAELPMRDNSSVLTYYPTALLFNMDALPAPLSPVSPVSLTDPLDLSSSPSSSSGEDEEEAGRTSDPPSPVPPHHIYHCLHCSKTYSSPSGLSRHQLTHCPRGSEISSIPSQALPRPAFHCKNCPKEYTSLGALKMHIRSHTLPCVCTTCGKAFSRPWLLRGHIRTHTGERPFSCQHCSRAFADRSNLRAHMQTHSEVKKYQCCSCSRTFSRMSLLHKHTASGCCPAS
- the snai1b gene encoding snail family zinc finger 1b isoform X2, yielding MPRSFLVKKYFTNKRPNYSELESQNVIPESYPLAELPMRDNSSVLTYYPTALLFNMDALPAPLSPVSPVSLTDPLDLSSSPSSSSGEDEEEAGRTSDPPSPVPPHHIYHCLHCSKTYSSPSGLSRHQLTHCPRGSEISSIPSQALPRPAFHCKNCPKEYTSLGALKMHIRSHTLPCVCTTCGKAFSRPWLLRGHIRTHTGERPFSCQHCSRAFADRSNLRAHMQTHSEVKKYQCCSCSRTFSRMSLLHKHTASGCCPAS